From a single Syngnathus scovelli strain Florida chromosome 2, RoL_Ssco_1.2, whole genome shotgun sequence genomic region:
- the hspg2 gene encoding basement membrane-specific heparan sulfate proteoglycan core protein isoform X5, giving the protein MGSWTYGLLYLLLSCQLVHVTQASKVWGEVPLPDDSVEQKDVQAAPSLLGDDEDFVADEASGDLPSGEDDGSAPWPPVSESTKYSLDSSYVVNIKSAVEPALIYYRALVNFTDSIVYNPELEDIFSPAFNEISEAVVDTLESEYNRIPGVQTVSVVLIKKIIREYGTDVFVELDVGSDYNSNSEQIRSVLYSVVQNGAIASYVTSVEGFQFRQLGEVRPLPSVEPLAVPVIPGIRPCMPDEHRCGDGTCILMEYLCDNRPDCRDLSDENDCDGRRPFATTPATTTAAVKPPQPPVIPGFCRADQAKCQSGECIPRDYICDGEKDCLDGSDEFQCGTPSPCEPNEFKCRNGRCALKLWRCDGDNDCEDNSDELDCPTKGPDDWCAPEQFECLSDRTCIPASYQCDEEPDCPDGSDEYACTPPSVTSLPESIQVDRGATVTFTCRAVGVPTPIITWRLNWGHIPTSGRISMTSENGYGTLTIRDVKEADQGAYTCEAINAKGLVFGIPDGVLTLTSNPNPGNCPDHHFSVEGRCVPCFCAGLTKNCKSTGRYRNQISLRFTDEEDFKGVNVTYPSRPGIPPLSSTQLLINPEMEEFQLVDLSRRFLNLDSFWTLPRQFLGNKIDSYGGSLKYKVRFIVARGLSELVEKPDVILVGNGRRLIYRRGSSTPAGVVNQREVKFTEDNWQHSNGRQVSREELMMTLANLDSISIRTIYNNHMVSVALSDIVMDTTTVEFSTRGHAKDVEECRCPPGYTGLSCEMCSSGFERVPGGPYLGTCAGCNCNGHASACDPISGHCLSCQHNTEGPQCDKCRVGYFGDPRRGRSDDCKPCPCPYYETSRRFSDTCFLDFDQQPTCDACKPGYTGRRCEKCAPGYQGNPLLPNGKCVLQQTKCDNRGSISSTSRPCSCKNYVAGAQCDECKPGFFHLSENNPEGCLRCFCMGVTKQCASSTWSRDQVRGGVNGQLFTLTNIGNSRTISEGIIQSGSSEVVYRSFSSIPSSIYYWVLPENFRGDKVTAYGGELRYTVRYDPPQRSLVIVGQPDVVLQGNGISLEHYSQSKPLPRVPQTVTVTFRESAWRRADGQPCTREHLLMALADVSALHIRATYADNMAESSISDIKMDVAVPHSTGNERALEVEECACPQGYKGPSCQECDEGYTRTGSGLYLGTCERCDCNGYAGGCDPETGRCLQCQHNTDGPRCERCKTGYYGNPAAGAVQACQPCPCPGTTSNYQFSSTCYLDSDGQPTCGCLPGYTGRRCERCVQGYTGNPLLGEKCVSGNNEVNGNCYNCDPRGSEGCTGGYCRCKMNVEDASCSRCKSGTFHLSQQNKDGCLSCFCMGVTQQCTSSNYYRDLVSTTFSPGNFQGFALVNRQRTDRITTGFTVEISTEGTQLSYSNFDYLGQEPHYWQLPGIFQGDKKDSSFTRLKRAEQGDLRQLDDEVWALLSNFSLQQFPLSSRVPTSSSSSLRNLSLPPRPSGISSSVRRARPRSYSPGQLPHLQTENTVSRTAPRASGAGSKYSLVYKGFSLHQDNVLYWQLPTRFTGDKVGSYGGKLKYTISHVAGPRGTLLEDVDVQIIGNDITLVARQQWQRRQHGSRETQQFEVVFTEEHWRRPDGMPATREHLLMLLADLDDILIRASYYTEMRSSSISDVSMDVAVPNYSGLAQALEVEQCRCPPGYQGLSCQDCAPGYTRTDGGLYLGHCELCECNGHSDSCHPETGICTNCQHHTQGELCEQCASGFFGDPTVGTPEDCQPCACPHTDPDNQFSPTCESLGNGGYQCTACQPGYTGQYCERCAPGYVGNPQERQKCRPRDDAASLVVKVYPDRIRTSQGGSVTLRCQVSVSSPHYFYWSREDGQPISSRADRLRQGAELYFSNVQPSDAGVYICTCRDQRITNRSRAEIIVTGVPTKAIEVTVEEPKAQTIRVGATVNFICTAKSKSPAYTLVWTRLGNGKLPNRAMDFNGILTIQNIQPEDAGVYVCTGSNMYAMDEGNAVLYVPEASQTQMFYTAYEMFEGHRKPAEATQPVATISPSTLTVQQGQRAEFRCTVTGNPNPALEWIGGPGKRMSPRAVIRGNLLTFAAVELADEGEYSCKALNTHGEHTARVSLFVRRSNPNGLGTVPQVQVSPQNIDAHEGDTLRLYCRASGSPTAKLTWLKNGGQIPPQAVPSHGFQQFKSNSVDVLHRRVEELQASTDRTDIGTLLIPNVKVSDSGTYMCVGSNSVGSNSAPIKVSVLKVDQSSSIVRIQPSEADVHEGHNVYLNCIVSGNPPPRVTWMRAGGSLSSNHQVVGSQLRILSATSEDSGEYICQVQSTPGSQIHRATVSVSVTSSSSRLQSPIIAIEPHTAAVRVGESASFRCKVYSGAQPVRLEWKLSANQPLPDNVRVSPDGSVITIANAKPMNHGAYRCVASNPFGITHTIVSLIVKEPPVAIVTPVGPVHIRVGEPINLDCQASGEPRPSVTWHRLDNNRKIKLSSPAPAESNAVMQILVARPEDSGTYVCIARNNDDSTETRVEVIVQGGTQLPSVPRVIVPEPLMIVVEGQTATLRCEAHGFPAPTITWSKLRSSLPWRHKVVDNSLVLSNVGRQDSGEYICSAVNNMGTTEVTVTLEVETSPYATSVPDDVAVRVGEVIRLQCLAHGTPPLTYIWSKVDGALPSRAQVSDGDLQINLATAEDAGSYKCVASNRVGHSEVVAKVAVRSPLAVRVAPQVEVKAQGSAVEFTCSAAGGVETTIEWLKEGGGLPPNHHIKDGVLRIENIEQSNEGVYICRASSIYGQAQDAARLTVQALPKVMINVRTSVQTVMIGNSVEFECHAVGDPEPTVKWSKVGGPLPTHIVVMGGMLKIERVTEADAGQYRCTATNDVGSVQSQVVLNVQSLPQISALPETKEVTVGSDAVLPCVATGYPVPEIKWSKLEGELPPKCFQDVNVLTVPRVTHSDSGTYVCTASNKQGKVEAFTKLDVHERVMPYFAQEPLSYLTLPTIKNAYKAFNIKINFRPDNVDGLILYAGMILYNGQKRSTGADFISLGLVGGRLEFRFDVGSGMATIRDPNPVKLGEFHTVEIYRNLTLGYIVVDGGEPVNGSSQGKFKGLDLNEELHVGGYPNYTALDKTTGIKTGFVGCIRQLVIQGEEVIFKDMDRSSTGVTNCPTCKNRPCQNGGRCQDSDTSLYTCSCLRGFTGSNCQHHSSLHCHSEACGADATCINRQSGLGYDCRCHLGKFGNKCMDGELVTTPLFNGEESYISYPPLTNVHDDLRVELEFKPIERDGLMFFCGGKKMKVEDFVAISMVDGHVEFKYELGTGQAILRSPQPVPLGQWHRVVAERNMRDGHLRVDHGPVEKKISPGKAQGLNIHTPMFLGGVPNMEILPKPANISQMFEGCVGEVFINNKKLDLSYSFTESRAIRKCVDTSPCDRRPCLNGGHCMPNAEYEYQCLCRDGFEGERCEIMKDVCQRDYECQNGGSCVNGHCVCRSEFTGLNCEENSPYQYAAHFHNGGYIALPKSIMRRRSPDTPETIELEINTLSSEGLILWQGVETNGTLNLRKMHASKKEHGEHGRGKDFITLGIRNGHLIFSYQLGSGEAEIMSRQSINNGEWHKVKAVRAGKDGYIQIDGDAALHGQSKGKSIMVNTKGPLYLGGAPNMAAMTAGKFSSGMTGCVRNLSLINGRPEDEQARTIDLQTHAAHSVNVRPCTS; this is encoded by the exons AGTACTCGTTGGACTCTTCCTATGTGGTGAACATAAAGAGCGCAGTCGAGCCAGCCTTAA TTTATTACAGAGCTCTTGTCAACTTCACCGACTCCATCGTCTACAACCCAGAGCTGGAGGACATCTTCTCACCAGCCTTTAATGAGATCTCAGAAGCCGTGGTGGACACC TTGGAGTCAGAGTACAACAGGATTCCAGGTGTCCAGACAGTCAGCGTGGTCCTCATTAA GAAGATCATCAGAGAGTACGGCACTGATGTATTTGTGGAACTGGACGTGGGCTCGGACTACAACAGCAACAGCGAACAGATCCGGAGTGTGCTATACAGCGTCGTGCAGAATGGTGCAATCGCCTCCTATGTCACATCGGTGGAAGGCTTTCAGTTCAGACAGCTTGGAGAAG TTCGCCCTCTGCCCTCAGTGGAACCTTTAGCGGTGCCAG TAATCCCTGGCATCAGGCCGTGCATGCCGGATGAGCACAGGTGCGGTGACGGGACTTGCATCCTGATGGAATACCTGTGTGACAATCGACCAGATTGTCGTGATTTGAGCGATGAGAACGATTGCG ATGGAAGACGACCTTTTGCAACCACCCCTGCCACCACAACCGCCGCTGTTAAACCTCCGCAGCCACCCGTCATTCCGGGATTCTGTCGAGCGGATCAAGCAAAATGCCAGAGCGGAGAATGTATCCCTCGAGACTACATCTGCGACGGGGAAAAAGACTGCTTGGACGGAAGTGACGAATTCCAATGCG GAACTCCGTCGCCATGTGAACCCAATGAGTTTAAGTGTAGAAACGGCCGTTGCGCCCTCAAGCTCTGGCGTTGTGATGGAGACAATGACTGTGAAGATAACTCAGATGAGCTGGACTGCC CCACCAAGGGTCCAGATGACTGGTGTGCTCCTGAGCAGTTTGAATGCCTAAGCGACCGCACTTGCATCCCAGCTAGTTACCAGTGTGACGAAGAGCCAGACTGTCCCGACGGCTCAGATGAATACGCCTGCA CTCCTCCATCTGTGACAAGTCTACCAGAATCCATCCAAGTTGACCGGGGGGCCACTGTGACATTTACCTGTCGGGCTGTTGGCGTGCCAACACCCATCATCACCTGGAGGTTGAATTGGGGACACATTCCGACAAGTGGCAG AATCTCAATGACCAGTGAGAACGGTTATGGCACGCTTACCATCCGTGACGTGAAGGAAGCCGATCAGGGGGCCTACACTTGCGAGGCCATCAACGCCAAAGGTCTTGTGTTTGGTATTCCAGATGGAGTGCTAACTCTTACATCAAATCCTAACCCAG GCAACTGCCCAGACCATCACTTTAGCGTGGAGGGCCGCTGCGTTCCTTGCTTCTGTGCTGGACTCACCAAGAATTGCAAGAGCACCGGACGCTACCGGAATCAGATCAGTCTGCGTTTCACCGATGAGGAGGACTTTAAAG GTGTGAATGTCACCTACCCATCCAGGCCAGGCATTCCCCCTCTTTCTTCCACTCAGCTCCTCATCAACCCTGAGATGGAAGAGTTCCAGCTTGTCGATTTGTCACGTCGCTTTCTCAACCTGGACTCTTTTTGGACCTTGCCCCGGCAGTTTCTTGGCAACAAG ATCGATTCCTATGGAGGGTCCCTGAAGTACAAAGTCCGCTTCATTGTGGCCCGTGGTCTGTCTGAACTCGTGGAGAAGCCGGATGTAATACTGGTTGGAAATGGGCGCAGGCTTATCTACCGCCGAGGGAGTTCCACCCCTGCCGGTGTGGTCAACCAACGTGAAGTTAAATTCACTGAA GATAACTGGCAACACTCCAACGGACGACAAGTAAGCCGGGAGGAGCTAATGATGACGCTGGCTAACTTGGACAGCATCAGCATCCGCACCATCTATAACAACCACATGGTCAGCGTGGCACTCAGTGATATCGTCATGGATACCACCACTGTGGAGTTTAGCACTCGAGGTCATGCGAAGGATGTAGAAGAGTGCAG ATGTCCCCCTGGATATACGGGCCTGTCctgtgaaatgtgttcctctggTTTTGAGCGCGTCCCTGGTGGCCCCTATCTGGGCACCTGCGCCGGGTGTAACTGTAATGGACATGCCAGTGCCTGCGATCCAATCAGCGGACATTGTCTG AGCTGTCAGCACAACACAGAAGGTCCACAATGTGACAAGTGTCGCGTTGGTTACTTTGGTGACCCGAGACGAGGCCGATCCGATGACTGCAAGCCTTGCCCTTGTCCATACTATGAAACCTCTCGCCG GTTCTCTGACACCTGCTTCCTTGATTTTGACCAACAGCCAACATGTGATGCCTGCAAGCCCGGCTACACGGGACGACGTTGTGAAAA ATGTGCTCCTGGTTACCAGGGCAATCCCCTTCTACCAAACGGAAAATGTGTTCTTCAAC AAACCAAGTGTGATAACAGAGGAAGCATCAGCTCAACCAGCAGGCCATGCAGCTGCAAG AACTATGTGGCAGGCGCTCAGTGTGATGAGTGCAAGCCAGGCTTCTTCCACTTATCAGAAAACAACCCTGAGGGTTGTCTGCGTTGTTTCTGCATGGGCGTCACCAAACAGTGTGCTAGCTCTACTTGGAGTCGAGATCAG GTACGAGGAGGAGTGAACGGCCAGCTTTTCACACTCACCAACATCGGCAACTCCAGAACTATCAGCGAGGGTATCATTCAGAGTGGCTCCTCAGAAGTTGTCTACCGCTCCTTTTCCAGCATTCCCAGCAGCATCTACTACTGGGTCTTGCCTGAGAATTTCAGAGGAGATAAG GTGACAGCCTATGGCGGAGAGCTACGCTACACCGTGCGTTATGACCCTCCGCAACGCTCCCTGGTGATTGTTGGTCAGCCAGATGTGGTTCTCCAGGGCAATGGCATCTCTCTGGAACATTACTCTCAATCCAAGCCTCTGCCACGTGTGCCACAAACAGTCACTGTGACATTCAGAGAG TCTGCATGGCGCCGCGCTGACGGGCAACCGTGCACACGGGAGCATCTCCTTATGGCTCTGGCTGATGTTAGCGCCTTGCATATAAGGGCCACCTATGCAGACAACATGGCAGAGAGCAG tatcTCAGACATTAAAATGGATGTTGCGGTTCCACACTCAACTGGAAATGAACGTGCCCTTGAGGTGGAAGAGTGTGCATGCCCTCAAGGATACAAAGGACCATCTTGCCAG GAGTGTGATGAAGGTTATACCCGGACCGGCTCTGGTCTTTACCTGGGCACTTGTGAGAGATGTGACTGCAATGGGTATGCCGGCGGCTGTGACCCGGAGACCGGCAGGTGTCTT CAATGTCAACATAACACTGATGGGCCAAGGTGTGAACGCTGTAAGACTGGTTACTATGGAAACCCAGCAGCTGGAGCTGTCCAGGCCTGCCAGCCTTGCCCATGTCCTGGAACAACATCCAACTACCA ATTCTCCTCAACCTGCTATTTGGATTCTGATGGTCAGCCTACATGTGGTTGTCTTCCTGGATACACTGGCAGACGTTGCGAAAG ATGTGTACAAGGATACACAGGCAATCCATTGCTTGGAGAGAAGTGTGTTTCCGGCAACAATGAAGTCAATG GTAACTGCTACAACTGCGATCCAAGAGGAAGTGAAGGCTGCACTGGTGGCTATTGTCGCTGcaag ATGAATGTTGAAGATGCATCTTGCTCCAGGTGCAAGTCTGGAACTTTCCATCTTAGCCAACAAAACAAAGATGGCTGCCTGTCATGTTTCTGTATGGGTGTCACTCAACAGTGCACCAGTTCCAACTACTACAGAGACTTG GTATCAACAACATTTTCTCCAGGGAACTTTCAGGGTTTCGCGTTGGTGAACCGTCAACGCACAGACCGCATCACCACTGGGTTTACAGTTGAGATTTCCACTGAGGGGACACAGCTGTCTTACAGCAACTTTGACTACCTTGGACAGGAGCCCCACTACTGGCAGCTTCCTGGGATCTTCCAGGGAGACAAG AAAGATTCGTCTTTTACTCGTTTAAAACGAGCAGAACAG GGTGACCTCAGACAGCTGGACGATGAGGTCTGGGCACTCCTCTCAAACTTTTCCCTTCAACAATTTCCACTCTCCTCGCGTGTTCCGACatcatcttcttcctctttgCGTAACCTGAGTTTACCTCCTCGTCCGTCTGGCATCTCCTCTTCAGTTAGACGAGCCAGACCCCGATCGTACTCTCCAGGCCAATTGCCTCATCTGCAG ACCGAGAATACAGTGAGCAGGACGGCCCCTCGTGCTTCTGGAGCAGGCAGCAAG TACTCTCTGGTCTACAAAGGTTTCAGCTTGCACCAGGACAATGTGCTCTACTGGCAGCTCCCCACACGGTTCACAGGGGATAAG GTGGGCTCATATGGTGGCAAACTGAAATACACAATCTCCCACGTAGCCGGTCCAAGGGGAACTCTACTTGAAGATGTCGATGTACAGATTATT GGGAATGACATTACTCTGGTAGCCCGACAACAGTGGCAGAGAAGGCAGCATGGCAGCAGAGAGACTCAACAATTTGAGGTTGTCTTCACCGAG GAGCACTGGCGTCGCCCTGATGGCATGCCTGCCACACGAGAGCACTTGTTGATGCTTCTGGCTGACCTGGATGACATCTTGATCCGGGCGTCCTACTACACCGAGATGCGCTCGTCCAGTATCTCCGACGTCAGCATGGACGTGGCTGTGCCTAACTACAGCGGCCTGGCACAGGCCCTGGAGGTGGAGCAGTGCCGCTGCCCACCTGGATACCAGGGTCTTTCCTGCCAG GATTGTGCGCCCGGATACACTCGCACCGATGGAGGCTTATACCTGGGTCACTGTGAGCTGTGCGAGTGCAACGGCCACTCAGACTCCTGCCACCCCGAGACTGGCATCTGCACA AACTGCCAGCACCACACTCAGGGTGAGCTCTGTGAACAGTGCGCATCCGGCTTCTTCGGTGACCCCACTGTTGGCACACCGGAGGACTGCCAGCCCTGTGCCTGCCCTCACACTGACCCGGACAACCA gttctCTCCTACCTGCGAGAGCCTAGGAAACGGAGGCTACCAGTGTACTGCCTGTCAGCCTGGCTACACAGGCCAGTACTGTGAgcg TTGTGCTCCTGGTTATGTCGGCAACCCACAGGAGAGACAGAAGTGTCGTCCACGTGATG ATGCAGCCTCATTGGTGGTGAAGGTGTATCCAGACAGGATTCGGACGTCCCAGGGTGGCTCAGTCACACTGCGGTGTCAGGTGTCTGTTTCTTCTCCACACTACTTCTACTGGTCCAGAGAGGACGGGCAGCCTATCTCAAGCAGGGCTGACCGACTCAGACAAG GAGCAGAGTTGTACTTCTCCAACGTCCAGCCAAGTGATGCCGGTGTATACATCTGTACCTGCCGCGACCAACGCATCACAAACAGGAGCCGTGCGGAAATTATTGTCACAG GTGTTCCAACCAAAGCCATTGAAGTGACAGTTGAGGAACCCAAAGCTCAAACAATCAGGGTGGGAGCGACCGTAAACTTCATCTGTACTGCAAAGAGCAAG TCGCCGGCCTACACGCTGGTCTGGACCCGGCTGGGTAACGGGAAACTTCCCAACCGGGCAATGGACTTCAATGGCATCCTGACCATCCAGAACATCCAGCCAGAGGACGCCGGCGTGTACGTGTGCACCGGCTCCAACATGTACGCTATGGACGAGGGCAATGCCGTCCTCTATGTGCCAG AGGCCTCACAGACACAGATGTTTTACACAGCCTATGAAATGTTTGAAGGACACAGAAAGC CTGCAGAGGCGACCCAGCCTGTGGCTACCATCAGCCCTTCCACACTGACCGTCCAGCAAGGTCAGAGAGCCGAGTTCCGCTGTACAGTAACTGGCAACCCAAATCCTGCCCTCGAATGGATCG ggggtcctgggaagagaatgagTCCCAGAGCAGTAATTAGAGGAAACTTGTTGACTTTCGCAGCAGTGGAGCTGGCAGATGAAGGGGAGTACTCCTGCAAAGCTCTGAACACCCACGGCGAGCACACAGCACGGGTTTCCCTCTTTGTCAGAA GATCAAACCCGAATGGTCTTGGTACAGTGCCGCAAGTCCAAGTCAGCCCCCAAAATATTGACGCTCATGAAGGGGATACGTTGAGGTTGTACTGTCGTGCCTCAGGATCACCAACCGCAAAACTTACCTGGCTTAAAAATGGAGGACAAATCCCACCCCAG GCCGTTCCCTCTCACGGTTTCCAACAGTTTAAAAGCAACAGTGTCGATGTGTTACACAGACGTGTTGAGGAGCTTCAG GCCAGCACGGACCGCACGGATATCGGTACGCTGCTTATTCCAAATGTAAAAGTATCGGATTCGGGCACGTACATGTGTGTGGGCAGCAACAGCGTCGGCTCGAACAGTGCACCCATTAAAGTTTCGGTGCTCAAAG TGGATCAAAGTTCCTCGATTGTTAGAATCCAACCGTCAGAAGCGGACGTCCATGAAGGTCACAACGTGTACCTCAATTGTATCGTCTCTGGAAATCCTCCTCCCCGAGTAACTTGGATGAGAGCGGGTGGGAGCCTATCGTCCAATCACCAG GTTGTTGGCAGTCAGCTTCGTATCCTGTCAGCGACCTCAGAGGACTCGGGAGAGTACATCTGTCAAGTGCAGAGCACTCCGGGATCTCAAATCCACCGGGCCACTGTCTCCGTGTCGGTCACGTCATCATCCTCAC GTCTTCAAAGTCCAATCATTGCCATTGAGCCTCACACGGCGGCAGTGCGCGTTGGTGAATCGGCTAGCTTCAGGTGCAAAGTGTACAGCGGGGCCCAACCTGTTAGACTGGAGTGGAAACTGTCTGCCAACCAACCACTGCCAG ACAATGTCAGAGTTAGTCCTGATGGTTCTGTGATTACCATAGCAAATGCAAAACCCATGAATCATGGTGCTTACCGCTGCGTGGCCAGCAACCCGTTTGGCATCACCCACACTATCGTGTCCTTGATCGTAAAAG AGCCCCCCGTGGCCATTGTCACCCCTGTTGGGCCAGTGCACATCAGGGTGGGTGAACCCATCAACCTGGATTGCCAGGCTTCAGGAGAACCCCGCCCTTCTGTCACATGGCACAGGTTGGACAACAACCGTAAGATCAAGCTGAGCAGTCCCGCTCCTGCAGAGTCCAATGCAGTCATGCAG ATACTTGTGGCCCGTCCAGAAGACAGTGGCACGTACGTGTGCATAGCACGCAACAACGACGATAGCACCGAGACTAGGGTGGAAGTCATTGTTCAGGGAGGCACTCAATTGCCCTCAGTGCCCCGAGTCATCGTTCCCGAGCCACTCATGATTGTGGTGGAAGGTCAAACAGCAACCCTACGCTGTGAAGCCCATG GTTTCCCTGCCCCAACTATCACATGGTCCAAATTACGGTCATCTCTACCTTGGAGACATAAAGTGGTGGACAACAGTCTCGTGCTGTCCAACGTGGGGCGCCAAGATTCTGGGGAATACATCTGCAGTGCTGTAAACAACATGGGCACGACTGAAGTAACCGTTACATTGGAAGTCGAAA CCTCTCCGTATGCTACTTCTGTGCCTGATGATGTGGCAGTGCGTGTTGGGGAGGTGATCAGGTTGCAGTGCCTAGCTCACGGAACTCCGCCACTGACCTACATTTGGTCTAAGGTGGATGGTGCCTTACCCTCCAGGGCTCAGGTCAGCGACGGCGATCTCCAAATCAATCTGGCCACAGCAGAAGATGCTGGGAGCTACAAGTGTGTAGCCAGCAACAGAGTTGGCCACAGTGAAGTTGTGGCTAAAGTTGCAGTCAGAT CGCCATTGGCAGTGCGTGTGGCACCACAAGTGGAGGTGAAGGCTCAGGGCAGCGCTGTGGAGTTCACATGTTCAGCAGCTGGTGGGGTGGAAACTACAATTGAGTGGCTGAAAGAAGGAGGTGGCCTTCCCCCAAACCACCACATCAAGGACGGCGTGCTCAG GATTGAAAACATTGAGCAGAGCAACGAAGGTGTTTACATCTGCAGAGCAAGCAGCATATATGGtcaggctcaggacgcagccaggCTGACCGTCCAAG caCTACCCAAGGTGATGATCAATGTACGCACCTCAGTGCAGACTGTCATGATTGGGAACTCGGTGGAGTTTGAATGCCACGCCGTCGGTGACCCCGAGCCCACCGTCAAGTGGAGTAAAGTGGGCGGGCCTCTGCCAACCCACATCGTGGTGATGGGTGGCATGCTGAAGATTGAGCGGGTGACCGAGGCGGACGCGGGACAGTATCGCTGCACAGCCACTAATGAtgtcggctcggtgcagtcccaGGTGGTCCTCAATGTCCAGT CACTTCCTCAAATTTCTGCACTCCCTGAAACGAAGGAGGTGACCGTTGGGTCAGATGCAGTTCTGCCATGCGTGGCAACGGGATATCCTGTACCTGAAATCAAATGGTCCAAG CTTGAGGGTGAGCTACCCCCAAAGTGCTTCCAGGACGTAAACGTGCTGACAGTTCCTCGGGTCACACATAGCGATTCCGGGACGTACGTGTGCACAGCATCAAACAAACAAGGCAAAGTAGAAGCTTTCACCAAACTGGATGTTCATG AAAGAGTGATGCCGTACTTTGCCCAGGAGCCACTGTCCTATCTCACCCTGCCCACCATCAAAAACGCCTACAAGGCTTTCAACATCAAAATCAACTTTAGGCCCGATAATGTTGATG GTCTGATATTGTACGCCG GTATGATCCTTTATAACGGTCAGAAAAGGAGTACAGGAGCCGACTTCATTTCTCTCGGCCTCGTCGGTGGCCGTTTAGAGTTCAG GTTTGACGTGGGTTCGGGCATGGCCACCATCCGCGACCCCAACCCGGTCAAACTGGGAGAATTTCACACAGTCGAGATATATCGCAACCTTACCCTGGGCTACATCGTGGTGGATGGAGGCGAGCCGGTCAATGGCAGCTCGCAG GGGAAGTTCAAAGGCTTGGATTTGAATGAGGAGTTGCACGTGGGCGGTTACCCCAACTACACTGCTCTGGACAAAACTACTGGCATCAAGACTGGTTTTGTTG GTTGCATTCGCCAGCTGGTCATTCAAGGTGAGGAGGTCATCTTCAAGGATATGGACCGCAGTTCCACCGGAGTTACCAACTGTCCCACCTGCAAAAATCGCCCGTGCCAG AATGGAGGCAGGTGCCAGGACTCGGACACCAGCTTGTATACGTGCAGCTGTCTTCGGGGATTCACTGGCAGCAACTGCCAGCATCACTCGTCCCTTCACTGCCACTCAG AGGCCTGTGGAGCAGACGCCACTTGCATTAATCGCCAAAGCGGTCTGGGCTATGATTGTCGCTGCCACCTGGGCAAATTTGGAAACAAATGCATGGATG GCGAATTGGTAACCACTCCGCTGTTCAACGGGGAAGAGTCGTACATCTCCTATCCTCCGCTGACCAACGTCCACGATGACCTGCGAGTTGAACTGGAATTCAAACCCATTGAGCGAGATGGTCTGATGTTCTTCTGCGGAGGGAAGAAGATGAAAGTGGAGGACTTTGTGGCCATCTCTATGGTGGACGGACATGTCGAGTTCAAATATGAACTGGGCACAG GCCAGGCCATCCTTCGCAGTCCACAACCAGTCCCTTTGGGCCAATGGCACAGAGTTGTGGCCGAGCGGAACATGCGAGACGGTCACCTCAGAGTCGACCATGGCCCAGTAGAAAAGAAGATTTCTCCTGGGAAAGCCCAGGGCCTCAATATCCACACTCCAATGTTCCTGGGAGGCGTCCCCAACATGGAAATCCTGCCAAAGCCTGCAAATATCAGCCAAATGTTTGAGGGCTGCGTTGGAGAG GTCTTCATCAACAACAAGAAGCTGGATCTGTCCTACAGCTTTACCGAGAGTCGAGCGATCCGCAAGTGCGTGGATACGAGCCCATGTGATCGGCGGCCTTGTTTGAATGGAGGCCACTGTATGCCCAATGCGGAGTATGAGTACCAGTGCCTCTGTAGGGATGGATTTGAAG GTGAGCGTTGCGAGATCATGAAAGACGTGTGCCAGCGGGACTACGAGTGCCAAAATGGCGGCAGCTGTGTTAACGGACACTGCGTGTGCCGCTCAGAATTCACAGGCCTCAACTGTGAAGAAA ATTCTCCCTATCAGTATGCAGCTCATTTTCACAATGGCGGATACATTGCCCTTCCTAAGTCCATTATGCGAAGACG CTCACCTGACACGCCGGAGACAATCGAATTGGAGATCAATACACTCTCCTCCGAGGGTCTGATCCTGTGGCAGGGAGTC GAAACCAATGGCACACTCAATTTGCGAAAGATGCATGCTAGTAAAAAG GAACATGGGGAACACGGCAGAGGCAAGGACTTTATCACTCTTGGGATTCGCAACGGACACCTT